The Beijerinckiaceae bacterium genome has a window encoding:
- a CDS encoding TetR family transcriptional regulator has product MIAQAEFLVRTRGYAGFSYGDLAAAIGIRKASIHHHFPSKEDLGAALIESYTERYDAALHAIWEQSESGIGRLEAYAKLYLEGMRQGQGCLCGVMACERDILPDRLREGLAAFFDRHLVWLESVLEAGMNNGTIRAGLTPAHSAKLVLATLEGALMLGHLVGKTSGFEDTIDALTKSLR; this is encoded by the coding sequence TTGATCGCGCAGGCGGAATTCCTGGTGCGGACGCGCGGCTATGCGGGCTTCAGCTACGGCGACCTAGCCGCGGCCATCGGCATCCGCAAGGCCAGCATCCATCATCATTTCCCCAGCAAGGAGGATCTGGGAGCCGCGCTCATCGAGAGCTACACGGAGCGTTATGACGCCGCGCTTCATGCGATTTGGGAACAAAGCGAGTCTGGCATCGGGCGGCTGGAGGCCTATGCCAAGCTCTATCTTGAGGGGATGCGTCAAGGTCAGGGGTGCCTTTGCGGCGTCATGGCGTGTGAGCGCGACATTTTGCCCGACCGCCTGCGGGAGGGCTTGGCGGCGTTTTTCGACCGGCATCTTGTTTGGCTGGAATCGGTGCTGGAAGCGGGGATGAACAATGGGACGATTCGCGCAGGGCTCACTCCGGCCCATTCTGCGAAACTCGTTCTGGCCACACTCGAAGGCGCCTTGATGTTGGGACATCTCGTCGGAAAAACGTCAGGTTTTGAAGATACTATCGACGCCCTTACAAAATCTCTGCGGTAA
- a CDS encoding MBL fold metallo-hydrolase: protein MANHDFGVVGETKPPLGLAPTRRNVLLGGFCLCCLPSRPRASPSGAMAMEEIAAGIHIRRGLDEEATTDNGDAIANIGFIIGSKGVLVTDAGGSRADGEHLRAAIKQKTDLPIKYVVISHVHPDHIFGASAFVGEGPVFVGHAQLAPALQQRGDYYKNILTELLGPDRAGTFVMPTLEVRDGAELDLGDRIIEARAHGIAHTNCDLSLFDKKTGTLLPADLLFVQRIPSLDGSLRGWLKELAALKGLGALRAVPGHGPVSLDWPAGSADIERYLTTLERDTRRAIGKNVGIDAAVKTVAASERSAWTLFDAYNDRNVAEAYKELEWE from the coding sequence ATGGCAAACCACGATTTCGGCGTCGTCGGTGAAACAAAGCCCCCCCTCGGGCTGGCTCCCACGCGGCGCAATGTGCTCCTCGGCGGATTTTGTCTCTGTTGCTTGCCGTCGAGACCCAGAGCCAGCCCCTCGGGGGCGATGGCAATGGAAGAAATCGCGGCCGGAATCCATATCCGCCGCGGGCTCGATGAAGAGGCGACGACTGACAACGGCGATGCGATCGCCAATATCGGCTTCATAATTGGCAGCAAAGGCGTGCTCGTCACCGATGCCGGCGGAAGCCGCGCGGATGGCGAACATCTGCGGGCCGCGATCAAGCAAAAAACCGACCTGCCGATCAAATATGTCGTGATCAGCCATGTCCATCCGGATCATATTTTCGGCGCGAGCGCCTTTGTCGGCGAGGGTCCGGTTTTTGTCGGCCATGCCCAGCTGGCTCCGGCCCTGCAACAGCGAGGTGATTATTACAAAAACATCCTGACCGAACTATTGGGACCGGATCGGGCTGGAACATTTGTCATGCCGACCTTGGAGGTTCGCGACGGGGCCGAGCTCGATCTCGGCGATCGCATCATTGAAGCCAGGGCGCATGGCATCGCCCACACGAATTGCGATCTCAGCCTGTTCGATAAAAAGACTGGCACGCTCCTGCCTGCCGATTTGCTGTTCGTGCAACGTATACCCTCGCTCGATGGAAGCCTGCGTGGCTGGCTCAAGGAGCTCGCCGCCCTAAAGGGGCTGGGGGCGCTGCGCGCCGTTCCCGGGCATGGTCCGGTCTCACTGGATTGGCCGGCTGGATCGGCCGACATCGAGCGATATCTTACGACTCTGGAGCGTGACACACGGCGGGCGATCGGCAAGAATGTCGGTATTGACGCCGCCGTCAAGACCGTTGCGGCCTCCGAGCGCAGCGCCTGGACATTATTCGACGCCTATAACGACCGCAATGTCGCCGAGGCTTACAAAGAACTGGAGTGGGAATGA
- a CDS encoding quinoprotein dehydrogenase-associated SoxYZ-like carrier, protein MSPRLTKNWSGNDRRSIAREIGMNRFTIGMALAGAMVFSSAAAAQDDESARATRWNELAQEIFVGKQLQNGDAKISLEAPDRAFDAALVPITISVQNPEDVKSIYLVIDDNPAPVAAHFTFGPAGDPQSLKLRVRVSQYTNIHAVEETKQGVLYESHRFVKASGGCSAPSGSYDQAALAGIGDMKLRLVGDPNPGPLREAQLLIRHPNFNGMQMDPATQGYTPARFLKSIDATFGGALVFHLDSDISLAADPAISFVFKAPSKGKLAITARDSDDAVFEHSFDFDSQGS, encoded by the coding sequence ATGTCGCCGAGGCTTACAAAGAACTGGAGTGGGAATGATCGGCGATCGATCGCACGGGAGATCGGCATGAACAGATTTACAATCGGGATGGCTCTTGCCGGCGCGATGGTTTTCTCAAGCGCGGCGGCTGCCCAAGACGATGAATCCGCGCGCGCCACGCGCTGGAACGAGCTGGCGCAAGAAATTTTCGTCGGCAAGCAACTTCAAAATGGCGACGCCAAAATTTCTCTCGAAGCCCCCGATCGCGCCTTCGACGCGGCGCTCGTCCCGATCACGATCAGCGTGCAAAACCCGGAAGACGTCAAAAGCATCTATCTGGTGATCGACGATAATCCGGCCCCCGTCGCCGCGCATTTCACGTTCGGACCGGCCGGAGATCCGCAAAGCCTGAAGCTCCGGGTTCGCGTCAGCCAATACACGAACATCCATGCGGTGGAAGAAACCAAACAGGGTGTGCTTTATGAGTCCCATCGCTTCGTGAAGGCATCCGGTGGCTGTTCCGCTCCCTCTGGCTCCTACGACCAAGCGGCGCTCGCAGGCATCGGCGACATGAAGCTGCGACTCGTCGGCGATCCGAATCCCGGCCCTTTGCGGGAGGCGCAACTTTTGATCCGGCATCCCAACTTCAATGGAATGCAAATGGACCCGGCGACGCAAGGCTACACCCCGGCCCGCTTTCTCAAATCGATCGACGCGACCTTTGGCGGCGCACTGGTCTTTCATCTCGACAGCGACATCTCGCTTGCCGCCGACCCTGCCATTAGTTTCGTTTTCAAAGCGCCTTCCAAGGGCAAATTGGCGATCACCGCGCGCGATAGCGACGATGCCGTTTTCGAGCATAGTTTCGATTTCGATTCGCAGGGCAGCTGA
- a CDS encoding rhodanese, with the protein MQIPKSPLPLAIALAVLAFAFLAGATKAEVPEPPGYWTGPMHGDVPATLSGAEVVRTEALAEAIQNGKIVLIDAASVPHRPDNLPSETLWKPVPHENIAGSIWIPGIGEANLSADIEAFFRARLSTLSGNNLDHPIVFYCHPMCWASWNAAKRAMSFGYRRVIWYPDGAEGWQAAGHPLATAHQEPSVQSEK; encoded by the coding sequence ATGCAGATCCCGAAGTCGCCCCTGCCGCTTGCCATCGCTCTGGCCGTGCTGGCTTTTGCTTTCCTTGCGGGAGCCACCAAGGCCGAGGTCCCCGAACCGCCCGGCTATTGGACCGGCCCCATGCATGGCGACGTTCCCGCGACATTGAGCGGCGCGGAGGTCGTGCGTACCGAGGCCCTGGCAGAGGCCATCCAGAACGGCAAGATTGTTTTGATCGATGCCGCGAGCGTCCCGCATCGTCCGGACAATTTGCCGAGCGAAACACTCTGGAAGCCCGTGCCGCATGAAAATATCGCCGGAAGCATTTGGATTCCCGGAATTGGCGAGGCAAATCTTTCCGCGGATATTGAGGCGTTTTTCCGGGCGCGGCTCAGTACGCTGAGCGGCAACAACCTCGATCATCCCATCGTGTTTTATTGCCACCCGATGTGCTGGGCGAGCTGGAATGCCGCCAAGCGCGCCATGAGCTTCGGCTACCGCAGAGTGATCTGGTATCCGGACGGCGCGGAGGGCTGGCAAGCCGCCGGCCATCCGCTTGCCACCGCGCATCAGGAACCGTCCGTGCAATCGGAAAAGTAA
- a CDS encoding DUF2252 domain-containing protein, with translation MLIPPANGASLLNSTRAQRYAAGRALRTRVSRESHAECPPASDRDPLAILHATDATRIPELLPIRYQRMAVSPFTFLRGAAAVMAQDLATLPHVGAQVQACGDCHLMNFGASNTPEGRVLFDINDFDETLPGIDFTVDLKRLAASVAVAAIDAGMSAKKARALAQATVQSYRDFILELAKMTPLQIWYIRMDVGHEAKRIANVRLREKILSILVKAKKDLASDDNFPHLATTEAGVAHIEDRPPLIYHFDTEATKGYKIHAHSAFSNYQASLLSERRRLIQHYALSDIAFKVVGVGSVGTFCAIGLFMSADAEPLFLQVKEAQASVLEKIVGAPEVPLQQGNRVVEGQRALQAASDIFLGWTEDPKTKRHFYVRQLKNRRLGSIGEVVENKALAGYANLCGRTLARAHARTGDPALLAGYMGKSDVFDDAIAAFAIAYARQTKHDHALLKASLESSARPSHK, from the coding sequence ATGTTGATTCCGCCGGCGAATGGGGCTTCCTTGCTCAACTCAACGCGGGCGCAACGCTACGCTGCGGGCCGGGCGCTACGCACCCGTGTTTCCCGCGAGAGCCATGCGGAATGCCCGCCAGCATCCGATCGCGATCCGCTGGCCATTCTCCATGCGACCGACGCGACCCGCATCCCAGAGCTTCTGCCGATCCGCTATCAGCGCATGGCGGTTTCTCCCTTTACCTTTCTCAGAGGCGCGGCCGCTGTCATGGCGCAGGATCTGGCCACCCTGCCCCACGTCGGGGCGCAGGTTCAGGCGTGCGGCGATTGCCATCTGATGAATTTCGGGGCTTCCAACACGCCGGAAGGACGGGTGCTCTTCGACATCAATGATTTTGACGAGACACTGCCCGGCATCGATTTCACGGTCGATCTGAAGCGGCTCGCTGCCAGCGTGGCGGTCGCCGCGATCGATGCCGGCATGTCGGCCAAAAAGGCCCGTGCCCTCGCCCAAGCCACCGTGCAATCCTATCGCGACTTCATCCTCGAACTCGCGAAGATGACCCCGCTGCAAATCTGGTACATACGGATGGACGTCGGCCACGAAGCCAAGCGAATCGCCAACGTGAGGCTGCGGGAAAAAATTCTTTCCATCTTGGTGAAAGCCAAGAAAGATTTGGCGAGCGATGATAATTTCCCGCATCTGGCGACCACCGAGGCGGGCGTTGCGCATATCGAGGACCGCCCGCCGCTGATCTATCATTTCGATACCGAGGCGACGAAGGGCTATAAGATCCATGCGCATTCGGCCTTTTCCAACTATCAGGCTTCGCTCCTGTCCGAACGGCGCCGGCTGATCCAACACTACGCGCTTTCCGACATTGCCTTTAAAGTCGTCGGCGTCGGCAGCGTGGGGACATTCTGTGCCATCGGTCTTTTCATGTCGGCCGATGCAGAGCCTTTGTTCCTGCAGGTCAAGGAAGCGCAAGCGTCGGTCCTCGAAAAGATCGTGGGAGCGCCTGAAGTCCCGCTTCAACAGGGCAATCGCGTGGTCGAGGGTCAGCGCGCCCTCCAGGCGGCCAGTGATATTTTCTTGGGGTGGACCGAAGACCCAAAAACCAAACGGCATTTTTATGTACGGCAGCTCAAGAACCGCCGGCTTGGCTCGATCGGAGAGGTCGTCGAGAACAAGGCCCTCGCCGGCTATGCCAATCTCTGCGGTCGAACCCTGGCGAGGGCGCATGCCCGCACCGGCGACCCTGCCCTTCTGGCCGGCTATATGGGCAAATCGGACGTGTTTGACGATGCGATTGCGGCCTTTGCGATCGCCTATGCGCGGCAAACAAAGCACGATCACGCTTTGCTGAAGGCCTCATTGGAATCAAGCGCTCGACCTTCGCATAAGTGA